In Acidimicrobiales bacterium, a single window of DNA contains:
- a CDS encoding CAP domain-containing protein produces MLRLAAATLLVLLMGSTLTACQSSEQARVAQLVNQTRAQYGRSYLRDNLQLDQKAQAWAEYLASQNTLKHSNLPSGISYQWRSLAENVGYGGSIEQVHQAYLNSAGHRANILDPRWNYMGTGVAWRGNRVFTVQVFMQY; encoded by the coding sequence GTGTTGCGCTTGGCGGCCGCCACCCTGCTGGTCCTGCTGATGGGATCGACGCTCACGGCCTGCCAGTCGTCCGAGCAGGCGCGCGTGGCGCAGCTGGTCAACCAGACCAGGGCGCAGTACGGCCGCAGCTACCTGCGGGACAACCTGCAGCTCGACCAGAAGGCCCAGGCGTGGGCCGAGTACCTCGCCTCGCAGAACACCCTCAAGCACTCGAACCTGCCGAGTGGCATCAGCTACCAGTGGCGCTCGCTGGCCGAGAACGTCGGTTACGGCGGCTCCATCGAGCAGGTGCACCAGGCCTACCTGAACTCGGCCGGCCACCGGGCCAACATCTTGGACCCCCGCTGGAACTACATGGGGACGGGCGTCGCCTGGCGTGGCAACCGGGTCTTCACCGTCCAGGTGTTCATGCAGTATTGA
- a CDS encoding PD40 domain-containing protein, whose protein sequence is MKRRTDVHWALTAVGTLFITLLAAGAPAAEAASPVCSVVDQVTVSTGGSNVNVSYDGDGSRMAFVSDRNYVGTNADGNNEIFVYDVETTTFTQVTTTTGSGGVNVPSISADGQRVAFQSSKNLTGSNSDGNNEIFLWDAVGPSLTQVTTSPTGRTNAAPKLAANGTHVAFSSDADLTSGGNSDLNQEIFRWAVAGAATTQVTNTTGGINGNPAISADGSMVAFRSNRDIGGANSEGNNEIFLWNASGPATTAVTTAASGASDSPSLSADGSRIAFRSTANLGGGNADANQEIFLWDATGPTITQVTATTGGSSDGASLAADGTRLAFKSSRDLTGANSDLTNEIFAWDEADGITQITATPVGGGGNRAPAIARDGSSIAFESDRDVTGSNSDRNYEQFRTACGLEVTKSADQTTAVIGGTIDYHVTVHNGGPFTLTGLYVDDPGAPGCSQPLADLASGQSVTVDCTFVPSLADLGTHTNVATADGDQSPPVASNQVDVAVTYPADTGSVAGVVTDEVSNAPLPGIWVAALRTSDFSLAGGAVADGDGAFASVLPAGSYFLYLIDPTAAHGAGFHGRPTPTLVVVGDGAQEAVAAEMAPTRGQIAGTITDQVSGDPLEGAIALSIGGPSSSPEAGVVTGPSGEFTLPDLPAGNHWVGYVDPTGAHTPEFHPHSPNVPNATPVVVAGGSTTVADGSLPRQTVTPGGELLTGTVTDAATGDPLPEILVVALRAADYQSVRTTFTDGAGEYTLDLVAGDYRLAFVALDGRHHMQWYDGLPNTGLGDSVIVTAPETADAALVPALGSMAGTVTADPGGVPLPGAWVVAIGPQGIVAGAVTGADGAYTIHGLPAGVYRATYLDLTGGRAQEYWPDSPTYDGGSDLVIAGGSTTTADAVLGAP, encoded by the coding sequence GTGAAGCGCAGGACCGATGTGCACTGGGCGCTGACGGCCGTCGGGACGCTCTTCATCACCCTGCTGGCCGCGGGTGCGCCCGCAGCCGAAGCGGCGTCACCGGTCTGCTCCGTGGTCGACCAGGTGACGGTCAGCACCGGGGGATCGAACGTCAACGTGTCCTACGACGGTGACGGGAGTCGGATGGCCTTCGTCTCCGATCGCAACTACGTCGGCACCAATGCGGACGGCAACAACGAGATCTTCGTCTACGACGTCGAGACCACCACCTTCACCCAGGTGACCACCACGACGGGCTCCGGCGGGGTCAACGTGCCGTCGATCTCCGCCGACGGCCAGCGCGTCGCTTTCCAGTCGAGCAAGAACCTCACGGGCTCGAACAGCGACGGCAACAACGAGATCTTCCTCTGGGACGCCGTCGGTCCCTCCCTGACCCAGGTGACGACCTCACCCACCGGCCGGACCAACGCCGCCCCCAAGTTGGCGGCCAACGGCACCCACGTGGCCTTCTCCTCCGATGCCGACCTCACGAGCGGAGGCAACTCGGACCTGAATCAGGAGATCTTCCGGTGGGCGGTGGCCGGGGCCGCCACCACCCAGGTGACGAACACCACCGGAGGCATCAACGGGAACCCGGCCATCTCCGCGGACGGATCGATGGTCGCCTTCCGCTCGAACCGTGACATCGGCGGCGCCAACAGTGAGGGCAACAACGAGATCTTCCTGTGGAACGCGTCCGGACCGGCCACCACCGCGGTCACGACGGCCGCGAGCGGCGCCAGCGACAGCCCGTCGCTGTCTGCCGACGGCAGCCGGATCGCCTTCCGGTCGACCGCCAACCTCGGTGGGGGAAACGCAGATGCCAACCAGGAGATCTTCCTGTGGGACGCCACCGGGCCCACCATCACCCAGGTCACCGCCACCACCGGCGGGTCGAGCGACGGGGCGTCGCTGGCGGCCGACGGCACCCGCCTCGCCTTCAAGTCCAGCCGTGACCTCACCGGCGCCAACAGCGATCTGACCAATGAGATCTTCGCCTGGGACGAGGCGGACGGCATCACCCAGATCACCGCCACCCCCGTCGGCGGAGGCGGCAACCGGGCGCCCGCCATCGCCCGGGACGGCAGCAGCATCGCCTTCGAGTCCGACCGCGACGTCACCGGCTCGAACAGCGACCGCAACTACGAGCAGTTCCGCACGGCCTGCGGCCTCGAGGTGACCAAGTCCGCCGACCAGACCACCGCAGTCATCGGGGGCACGATCGACTACCACGTGACGGTGCACAACGGCGGGCCCTTCACCCTCACGGGCCTGTACGTCGACGACCCCGGGGCCCCGGGGTGCTCGCAGCCCCTGGCCGACCTGGCGAGCGGGCAGTCGGTCACCGTGGACTGCACCTTCGTGCCCTCCCTCGCCGATCTCGGCACCCACACCAACGTGGCCACCGCGGACGGGGACCAGAGCCCGCCCGTGGCGTCGAACCAGGTGGACGTCGCGGTCACCTACCCCGCGGACACCGGCTCGGTCGCCGGTGTGGTGACCGACGAGGTCTCGAACGCACCGCTCCCCGGCATCTGGGTGGCCGCCCTGCGGACGTCCGACTTCTCCCTCGCGGGCGGCGCGGTCGCCGACGGTGACGGTGCGTTCGCATCCGTGCTGCCAGCGGGCTCCTACTTCCTCTACCTGATCGACCCGACCGCCGCGCACGGGGCAGGCTTCCATGGCCGACCGACGCCCACGCTGGTGGTCGTCGGGGACGGTGCCCAGGAGGCGGTGGCGGCCGAGATGGCGCCGACGCGCGGGCAGATCGCCGGCACCATCACCGACCAGGTGAGCGGGGACCCGCTCGAGGGTGCGATCGCGCTGAGCATCGGCGGCCCCTCCTCGTCGCCGGAGGCGGGCGTGGTGACGGGTCCGTCGGGCGAGTTCACCCTTCCCGATCTCCCCGCCGGCAACCACTGGGTCGGCTACGTCGACCCCACCGGGGCGCACACCCCGGAGTTCCACCCGCACTCGCCCAACGTCCCGAATGCCACGCCGGTGGTGGTCGCCGGTGGGTCGACCACGGTCGCCGACGGGTCGCTCCCGAGGCAGACCGTCACCCCCGGCGGGGAGCTGCTGACGGGCACGGTGACCGACGCCGCCACGGGGGATCCGCTGCCCGAGATCCTGGTCGTCGCCCTGCGTGCCGCGGACTACCAGTCGGTGCGCACGACCTTCACCGACGGAGCGGGCGAGTACACCCTCGACCTGGTCGCCGGGGACTACCGGCTCGCCTTCGTGGCCCTCGACGGGCGCCACCACATGCAGTGGTACGACGGGCTGCCGAACACGGGCCTGGGTGACTCCGTCATCGTCACCGCCCCTGAGACGGCCGACGCCGCCCTCGTCCCGGCGCTCGGGTCCATGGCCGGCACCGTCACCGCGGATCCCGGGGGCGTCCCGCTCCCGGGCGCGTGGGTGGTGGCCATCGGCCCGCAGGGCATCGTCGCCGGCGCGGTGACGGGGGCGGACGGTGCCTACACCATCCACGGGCTGCCTGCAGGGGTCTACCGGGCCACCTACCTCGACCTCACCGGCGGGCGCGCCCAGGAGTACTGGCCCGACAGCCCCACCTACGACGGGGGGTCGGACCTCGTGATCGCCGGAGGCTCGACGACCACGGCCGACGCCGTGCTCGGCGCTCCCTGA
- a CDS encoding ferredoxin yields MTMRVRIEREVCTGAGDCARAVPEVFVMADDGLAMVQEGGTALGEDAGGFTHWAEVPEGKEAAVEQAAAACPGTCIVTEQSVPDPEPEPEPELEVTGPPPRSSIPKRIAFRLRRLFS; encoded by the coding sequence GTGACCATGCGGGTTCGCATCGAGCGGGAAGTGTGCACCGGCGCGGGCGACTGCGCGCGAGCGGTGCCCGAGGTCTTCGTCATGGCCGACGACGGCCTGGCGATGGTGCAGGAGGGCGGCACCGCCCTCGGTGAGGATGCCGGCGGCTTCACGCACTGGGCCGAGGTGCCCGAGGGCAAGGAGGCGGCCGTCGAACAGGCTGCGGCCGCCTGCCCGGGCACGTGCATCGTCACCGAGCAGTCGGTGCCCGACCCGGAGCCCGAGCCCGAGCCCGAGCTTGAGGTCACCGGGCCCCCGCCGCGCTCGAGCATCCCCAAGCGCATCGCCTTCCGGCTGCGTCGCCTGTTCTCCTAG